One Dysosmobacter welbionis DNA segment encodes these proteins:
- a CDS encoding TaqI-like C-terminal specificity domain-containing protein, protein MYISVNDAASKFNISKRRVQVLCEQGRIDGANMVSGVWLIPDTASKPIDGRRKHISCNKADQIGVVHDIFTVDDVCKELSISKATAKNWIRLGKIVPDIDNQFFSRGYIERFSAELKNPKNKKLKSRRNKKSSTGKILYKDYIHTENNKRLVSELLELNIIEDERDMVAVLANFAVQLYYQSRNKQYSDNNLLMRFLTQKHFDDFHILIEDLLGSYNIDSALFERLQPALTKEILFVSGEDSLGFVYISLQDIARRKSRGAYYTPEKVVNELIERLYKNDVNLNARTICDPCCGTGNFLLRLGMMGMDYSNLYGQDIDPISIYITRINVALMTPQMTVTDLYSRFIIGNTYLMTFTQKFDVVLGNPPWGSEFSEADVITYRKLFQTATGKSLESYDLFVEKALTMLTYNGVMAFVLPEAILSVTAHEAVRRLILDTCSFKFVAYLGNVFSGVQCPSIILGIMPDAAKTVLGCEVSTGNTTFVISKHRTFSDGTLSFNVSDEENRCLSTISGIENAAFLKENAKFALGIVTGNNKEYISTEKQSDNELVLKGSDIQRYKVCPSGNYIRFEPESFQQVAPIEIYRAKEKLLYRFISEVPVFTYDNKQTLSLNSCNIVIPEIDGLAIKYVLAILNSSVVAFFISKKFNSVKLLRSHIEQVPIPIVSAEEQDSIIKKVDRIMNSFENISGLYSELDDMIMGLYHLTVQDRKIITAALAGKNLFIDF, encoded by the coding sequence ATGTATATTTCAGTTAATGATGCGGCTTCAAAATTCAACATATCAAAGAGACGAGTTCAAGTTTTGTGTGAACAAGGACGTATTGACGGTGCAAATATGGTTAGCGGAGTATGGCTAATACCTGATACTGCTTCCAAGCCTATCGACGGTCGAAGAAAACATATAAGTTGTAACAAAGCTGACCAGATTGGTGTCGTTCACGACATTTTTACTGTTGATGATGTATGTAAGGAATTGTCTATATCAAAAGCAACTGCAAAAAACTGGATTCGCTTGGGTAAGATTGTCCCTGACATTGATAACCAGTTTTTCAGCCGAGGATATATTGAAAGATTTTCGGCAGAACTTAAAAATCCCAAAAATAAGAAGCTTAAGAGCCGCAGAAACAAAAAGTCCTCCACAGGAAAAATCCTCTACAAAGACTATATTCATACTGAAAATAATAAGAGGTTAGTTTCTGAACTATTGGAACTAAATATCATTGAAGATGAAAGGGATATGGTTGCAGTACTTGCAAATTTTGCCGTTCAGCTTTATTATCAAAGCCGAAATAAGCAGTATTCAGATAACAACCTTCTAATGCGTTTTTTGACGCAAAAACACTTTGACGATTTCCATATTCTAATTGAAGATTTGCTAGGATCCTACAACATAGATTCTGCATTATTTGAAAGATTACAGCCCGCATTGACAAAAGAAATTCTTTTTGTGAGCGGGGAAGACTCGTTAGGCTTTGTATATATTTCCTTACAGGATATTGCCCGGCGAAAAAGCAGGGGTGCCTATTATACTCCCGAAAAGGTTGTAAATGAGTTGATTGAAAGACTATACAAAAATGATGTTAATTTGAACGCGCGAACGATCTGTGATCCTTGTTGTGGTACCGGTAATTTTTTGCTGAGACTTGGTATGATGGGAATGGACTACTCAAATCTTTATGGTCAAGATATCGACCCCATAAGCATTTATATCACCAGAATCAATGTTGCACTTATGACGCCCCAAATGACCGTTACCGATCTTTATTCCAGATTCATTATCGGTAACACATATTTGATGACCTTTACGCAGAAATTTGATGTTGTGCTCGGAAATCCGCCGTGGGGGAGTGAATTTTCTGAAGCTGATGTAATCACATATCGCAAGCTTTTTCAAACTGCAACCGGTAAAAGTCTAGAGTCGTATGACTTGTTTGTAGAAAAAGCGCTAACTATGCTCACTTACAATGGTGTGATGGCGTTTGTTTTGCCTGAGGCTATTCTAAGCGTAACTGCACATGAAGCGGTACGAAGACTAATTCTCGACACCTGTTCATTCAAATTTGTTGCCTATTTAGGAAATGTGTTTTCCGGCGTACAATGTCCCTCTATAATTCTCGGAATTATGCCCGACGCAGCTAAGACAGTCCTTGGCTGTGAAGTTTCAACCGGCAATACTACTTTTGTCATTTCAAAGCATCGCACTTTCTCTGACGGAACCCTCTCATTCAATGTTTCTGATGAAGAAAATCGTTGCTTAAGTACGATTAGTGGGATTGAAAATGCGGCTTTTTTGAAAGAAAATGCGAAATTTGCGCTTGGGATTGTCACGGGTAATAATAAGGAATATATATCTACAGAAAAACAAAGTGATAATGAGTTGGTTCTGAAGGGGAGCGATATTCAAAGATATAAAGTGTGTCCGTCTGGAAATTACATCCGGTTTGAGCCAGAATCTTTTCAGCAAGTAGCTCCTATAGAAATCTACCGTGCAAAAGAAAAGCTACTTTATCGCTTTATCAGTGAAGTACCTGTATTCACTTATGACAATAAGCAAACACTTTCTTTGAACAGTTGTAATATTGTTATCCCCGAAATTGATGGACTTGCAATAAAGTATGTTCTTGCAATACTTAATTCAAGCGTTGTAGCCTTTTTTATTTCAAAGAAATTCAACTCTGTCAAATTACTCCGTTCACACATAGAACAGGTACCAATACCCATTGTTTCAGCAGAAGAACAGGACAGTATTATAAAAAAAGTAGACCGCATAATGAACTCTTTCGAAAACATTAGCGGTCTATATAGCGAGTTAGATGACATGATCATGGGTCTGTACCATTTAACAGTACAAGACAGAAAAATCATAACAGCGGCTTTGGCTGGTAAAAATCTATTTATCGATTTTTGA
- a CDS encoding restriction endonuclease subunit M: MKQLREKIEELLCNSKCTKEEISSIMREKALYPFSRESRILAYLMSLGEITYDEYAKLDEDYCNRNQFLELFDMAPRTYGQTWGEEYIRKLFPQFIKATKENLADVYPDFDGEFDLWLDGIRIEVKACRANSTKSSGSLASRAYLHTEAHDTGFKYHYQQLKPSCCDVFIWIGTCRDTLLYWVLSSDELLKTGKLGSQHRNEHTGTADNPVFEGQVFMTEDELLPFFVKEENILDAVYAKGKSKIDK, encoded by the coding sequence ATGAAGCAGTTAAGAGAGAAAATTGAAGAATTGCTATGCAATTCAAAATGTACGAAAGAGGAAATTTCTTCTATAATGCGTGAAAAAGCATTATATCCATTCAGTAGAGAGAGCCGAATTCTAGCATATCTGATGTCTCTTGGTGAAATTACATATGACGAATATGCTAAGCTCGACGAAGACTACTGCAATAGGAATCAGTTCCTCGAACTGTTTGATATGGCTCCCCGCACATATGGTCAAACATGGGGAGAAGAATACATTAGAAAATTGTTCCCGCAGTTCATCAAAGCTACGAAAGAAAACCTTGCCGACGTATACCCTGATTTTGACGGCGAATTTGATCTTTGGCTGGATGGTATTAGGATTGAGGTTAAAGCGTGTCGAGCAAATAGTACAAAAAGTAGTGGAAGTTTAGCCAGCCGAGCCTATTTACACACCGAGGCGCATGATACGGGGTTCAAATATCACTATCAGCAGTTAAAACCGTCTTGTTGCGATGTATTCATTTGGATTGGTACTTGTCGGGATACGTTGCTTTATTGGGTTTTGAGTAGTGACGAACTTCTCAAAACAGGGAAACTAGGCTCGCAACATAGAAATGAACATACAGGAACGGCAGATAATCCAGTGTTTGAAGGGCAAGTGTTCATGACAGAAGATGAGTTGCTCCCGTTCTTTGTAAAAGAAGAAAACATACTTGATGCGGTTTATGCTAAGGGCAAGTCAAAAATCGATAAATAG
- a CDS encoding helix-turn-helix domain-containing protein — protein MDIVKVFGSNVKRYRQQTGLSQEAFAEKCGMHRTYISAIECFRRSISLENIQRIADALGVEPYKLFLISEEDA, from the coding sequence ATGGATATAGTCAAGGTTTTTGGATCAAATGTTAAGCGGTATCGCCAGCAGACCGGGTTATCTCAGGAGGCATTTGCAGAAAAGTGCGGTATGCACAGAACATACATTAGTGCTATTGAATGCTTTCGCAGGAGCATTTCGTTAGAAAATATTCAGAGAATTGCAGATGCACTTGGCGTAGAACCATATAAACTATTTCTTATATCGGAGGAGGACGCATGA
- a CDS encoding DUF5343 domain-containing protein gives MALPTSYMTGSFTKIPQYFDTMLTAKAPDKFTTKFMADLGFTSSNDRQFVNVLKAIGFLDDSGTPTERYFKFLDQSFSKQMVAEGIKEAYADLFALNTSANKMTKAEVEGKFKTLTNGSKENATIGHMASTFINLCGYADWAETQSSPTPTQSQNADPVQSSDNGLTSKVAHPHEGHRIDLNYDIHIHLPATRDQAVYDALFASLTKHLPLK, from the coding sequence ATGGCGTTACCGACAAGTTATATGACAGGGAGTTTCACAAAAATTCCTCAGTATTTTGATACAATGCTGACAGCAAAAGCCCCAGACAAATTTACAACAAAGTTCATGGCTGATTTAGGCTTTACCAGTTCAAATGACAGACAATTTGTAAACGTATTAAAGGCAATTGGCTTTTTGGATGATAGTGGAACCCCAACAGAAAGATACTTCAAATTTTTGGATCAAAGCTTTTCAAAACAAATGGTTGCTGAGGGAATAAAAGAAGCATACGCCGATTTGTTTGCCCTTAACACGTCTGCTAACAAAATGACGAAAGCAGAGGTCGAAGGAAAATTCAAGACCTTGACTAATGGTTCTAAAGAAAATGCAACTATCGGACATATGGCAAGCACATTTATAAATTTATGCGGATATGCAGATTGGGCTGAAACGCAAAGCTCACCTACACCGACTCAATCTCAAAATGCTGATCCTGTGCAAAGCTCTGATAACGGATTAACTTCAAAGGTTGCCCATCCTCACGAAGGACACAGAATTGATTTGAATTACGATATCCACATTCATTTGCCTGCAACACGCGATCAGGCAGTTTATGATGCTCTATTTGCAAGTTTAACCAAACACTTACCGTTAAAGTAG
- a CDS encoding Swt1 family HEPN domain-containing protein, with amino-acid sequence METDLYSFAFRGILAEEALDKAGHKKYTAEEAFFSESLAKELHFDEIDSKYVEQSKTMITVFATITAFENATREFVFSTLAGAYGDDWWAKGVQNGIREKAQSRKDSETKVKWHINRGDMMMSYLEFGDLPKIMCSQGNWPYFEPYFGFSNAQEWIRTTFETIEKSRNVIMHSGVLDELDVARVGMNIIDWLHQINA; translated from the coding sequence ATGGAGACGGATTTATATTCATTTGCTTTTCGAGGAATACTGGCAGAAGAAGCCCTTGACAAAGCCGGTCACAAAAAGTATACCGCAGAAGAAGCTTTCTTTTCTGAGTCATTGGCAAAAGAACTTCATTTCGATGAAATCGACAGCAAATATGTCGAGCAATCAAAAACAATGATAACCGTTTTTGCGACCATAACAGCATTTGAAAACGCAACACGAGAATTTGTTTTCTCAACACTTGCTGGGGCATATGGCGACGATTGGTGGGCAAAAGGTGTACAAAACGGTATTAGAGAGAAAGCGCAAAGTAGAAAAGATTCTGAAACCAAAGTCAAATGGCATATAAATCGTGGTGATATGATGATGTCATATTTGGAATTTGGTGATTTACCTAAGATAATGTGTTCGCAGGGGAATTGGCCTTATTTTGAACCATACTTTGGTTTTTCTAATGCTCAAGAGTGGATACGTACTACATTTGAGACAATCGAAAAATCACGAAACGTGATAATGCATAGCGGAGTATTGGACGAATTAGATGTTGCTAGAGTAGGGATGAATATAATAGATTGGTTGCATCAAATCAATGCCTAA
- a CDS encoding DUF5677 domain-containing protein, with product MPERLEISHARNEKDHSLDAPYVENFSHTEYQSEATVYAYLKQVSDFLKRYQELDAEYALLPPEPYDPQNYLLQWRLHMRELINELFNMFVGGNLFSTAAMTRTLMECCVYGKVLKQEKSARLLEDWFLCGMIRSLPGQDGALRQAKLKTVYALCSAWNREPEETIRRFKKGNENEWLVSVIPGKGRIYFSHVCEYLQETELYQTYQWACAFVHGQDIRSKMHPFTFYDSTYHLLTVMMSYIFRAIRLYPVSEELEAEMQKLERDLAALWGTTSWDKNA from the coding sequence GTGCCCGAACGGCTGGAAATTTCCCACGCCAGAAATGAGAAGGACCACAGCCTAGACGCCCCGTATGTGGAGAATTTCAGCCACACCGAATATCAGTCCGAGGCGACTGTATACGCCTATCTCAAACAGGTCTCGGATTTTTTGAAGCGCTACCAAGAGCTGGACGCAGAGTATGCGCTGCTGCCCCCAGAGCCCTATGACCCGCAAAACTATCTGCTCCAGTGGCGTCTTCACATGCGCGAGCTGATCAACGAGCTCTTCAACATGTTTGTGGGCGGGAATCTGTTTTCCACAGCGGCGATGACGCGGACTCTGATGGAGTGCTGTGTCTACGGGAAAGTGCTGAAGCAGGAAAAGAGCGCCCGCCTTTTGGAAGACTGGTTTCTCTGCGGGATGATCCGCAGCCTCCCCGGCCAGGATGGGGCGCTGCGGCAGGCAAAACTCAAAACTGTGTATGCACTTTGCAGCGCATGGAACCGAGAGCCGGAGGAAACAATCCGGCGGTTCAAAAAGGGCAACGAAAACGAGTGGCTGGTTTCCGTGATCCCGGGCAAAGGCCGGATCTACTTCTCCCATGTTTGTGAATACCTGCAGGAAACGGAGCTCTATCAGACGTATCAATGGGCCTGCGCGTTTGTCCACGGGCAGGATATCCGCTCCAAAATGCATCCCTTCACATTTTACGACTCCACCTATCATCTGCTCACTGTGATGATGTCTTATATCTTCAGGGCGATCCGCCTGTACCCTGTCTCTGAGGAGCTGGAGGCGGAGATGCAGAAGCTCGAACGGGACCTGGCTGCTCTTTGGGGAACCACCAGCTGGGACAAAAACGCATGA
- a CDS encoding citrate/2-methylcitrate synthase yields the protein MVWKENRENAYCEITPAILALKEQWEKKNYIDPKLYKEYNVKRGLRDEDGRGVLTGLTRVGEIQSYSVTEGEHIIPQDGMLYYRGIDCRELVKGSEGRRFAFEETAYLLLFGELPTAAQLEAFCQQLASYRTLPTNFFRDVIMKAPPRDLMNTMQRGILTLFCYDDKPNDIGLENVLRQCLQLMSNMPVLAIYAYQAWRFSQGESLFIHVPKPELSTAENFLRMLREDCSYTDLEARTLDVALILHADNGGGNNSTFTNHVVTSSGTDTYSAIAASMASLKGPRHGGANSKVMAMMDDVKEHVRDWNDEGCVADYLTRILNKDAFDRSGLIYGLGHAVYTKTDPRCEVFRAYVNHLAAEKGREDELALYANVEKIGKQLLMERQHKSVLSTNIDFYSGFVYEMLGLPKELYTPLFAVARIAGWSAHRMEELSVGGKLIRPRYECVEEHRPYTSMDRR from the coding sequence ATGGTCTGGAAAGAGAACCGTGAGAACGCCTATTGTGAGATCACCCCCGCCATTCTCGCGCTGAAGGAACAGTGGGAGAAGAAAAACTACATCGACCCCAAGCTCTATAAGGAGTATAACGTCAAGCGCGGCCTGCGGGACGAGGACGGCCGCGGCGTGCTCACCGGCCTGACCCGGGTGGGCGAGATCCAGTCTTACAGCGTCACGGAGGGGGAGCACATCATCCCCCAGGACGGTATGCTTTACTACCGGGGCATCGATTGCCGGGAGCTGGTGAAGGGCTCCGAGGGGCGCCGCTTCGCCTTTGAAGAGACGGCCTATCTGCTGCTCTTCGGCGAACTGCCCACCGCCGCCCAACTGGAGGCATTCTGCCAGCAGCTGGCCTCCTACCGGACGCTGCCCACCAATTTCTTCCGGGACGTGATTATGAAGGCGCCGCCCCGGGATCTGATGAACACCATGCAGCGGGGCATCCTGACGCTGTTCTGCTATGATGACAAGCCCAACGACATCGGGCTGGAGAATGTGCTGCGCCAGTGCCTGCAGCTGATGAGCAATATGCCCGTGCTGGCCATCTACGCCTATCAGGCCTGGCGGTTCAGTCAGGGGGAGAGCCTGTTTATCCACGTGCCCAAGCCGGAGCTGTCCACCGCGGAGAACTTCCTGCGGATGCTGCGGGAGGACTGCAGCTACACCGATCTGGAGGCCCGGACCCTGGACGTGGCCCTGATCCTCCACGCGGACAACGGCGGCGGCAACAACTCCACCTTCACCAACCATGTGGTCACCTCCTCCGGAACAGATACCTATTCTGCCATCGCCGCGTCCATGGCCTCGTTGAAGGGTCCCCGCCACGGCGGCGCCAACAGCAAGGTGATGGCCATGATGGACGACGTGAAGGAGCACGTGCGGGACTGGAATGACGAGGGCTGCGTGGCGGACTATCTCACCAGGATCCTGAACAAGGATGCCTTCGACCGCAGCGGCCTGATCTACGGCCTGGGCCACGCGGTCTATACCAAGACCGACCCCCGGTGCGAGGTGTTCCGGGCCTACGTGAATCACCTGGCGGCGGAAAAGGGCCGGGAGGACGAGCTGGCCCTGTACGCCAATGTGGAGAAGATCGGCAAGCAGCTGCTGATGGAGCGGCAGCACAAGTCTGTGCTCTCCACCAACATCGACTTTTACAGCGGATTTGTCTATGAGATGCTGGGCCTGCCCAAGGAGCTGTATACGCCCCTGTTCGCCGTGGCCCGTATCGCCGGCTGGAGTGCCCACCGGATGGAGGAGCTCTCCGTGGGAGGCAAGCTGATCCGCCCCCGGTATGAGTGTGTGGAGGAGCACCGTCCCTATACGTCCATGGACCGGCGCTGA
- a CDS encoding YihY/virulence factor BrkB family protein — protein MQRRAWMELPQNRFLRGIYLLVQRYLRHNVGMQGAALAFYLLFMIFPLLIFVSSLLGLLQLDVDAILAAVQEFLPREIVSFIGVYLTYVGRNPSVKLLLFGLFFSLYFPMRATNTLMRSVRIAYHLGPPRGALPQLVKTLLYTAVLIATIALTLTLMSVGDRLLLYAVDSFGLPRFWAVLWAKLRFPVAAVAGYFALFFLYALSQDGRQPWRNIWPGTMAALGAWLALNWLYSTYVENFADYSLLYGSIGTAIALLIWLYMTAVTLIMGAELNATLISLRKDRAGES, from the coding sequence GTGCAAAGGCGAGCCTGGATGGAGCTGCCCCAAAACCGCTTTCTGCGGGGCATCTATCTGCTGGTGCAGCGGTATCTGCGCCACAATGTGGGGATGCAGGGAGCGGCTCTGGCGTTTTACCTGCTGTTCATGATCTTTCCCCTGCTGATCTTTGTCAGCTCCCTGCTGGGCCTGCTGCAGCTGGACGTGGATGCCATTCTGGCCGCGGTGCAGGAGTTCCTGCCCCGGGAGATCGTGTCCTTCATCGGGGTGTACCTCACCTATGTGGGCCGGAACCCCAGTGTGAAGCTGCTGCTGTTCGGCCTGTTCTTCTCCCTGTACTTCCCCATGCGGGCCACCAACACGCTGATGCGCTCCGTGCGGATCGCCTATCACCTGGGCCCGCCCCGGGGCGCGCTGCCCCAGCTGGTGAAAACGCTGCTGTACACGGCGGTGCTGATCGCCACCATCGCCCTGACCCTGACGCTGATGTCCGTGGGAGACCGGCTGCTGCTCTACGCCGTGGACAGCTTCGGCCTGCCCCGGTTCTGGGCGGTGCTGTGGGCGAAGCTGCGGTTCCCGGTGGCGGCGGTGGCAGGGTATTTCGCCCTGTTCTTCCTGTACGCACTGTCTCAGGACGGCCGCCAGCCCTGGCGGAACATCTGGCCCGGCACTATGGCGGCCCTGGGGGCCTGGCTGGCGCTGAACTGGCTGTACTCCACATACGTGGAGAACTTTGCCGACTACTCCCTGCTGTACGGCTCCATCGGCACGGCCATCGCCCTTTTGATCTGGCTGTATATGACCGCCGTGACCCTCATCATGGGGGCGGAGCTGAACGCCACGCTGATCTCCCTGCGAAAGGACCGGGCGGGGGAATCGTAA
- a CDS encoding aminopeptidase, translating to MKEKLTEYAQLLVRVGLNIQRGQPLVISSPVECAFFARLCAAEAYQAGCREVVMNWGDDELGRMKYLHAADEVFDTVPLWRRHFYNDYALEGAAYLAISASDPENLKGVDHSRIVRAQQASGRALKDFDRLQMCGGFPWCIASIPIPSWAKKVFPDLAESEAMDKLWEAIFQAVRITGDGRCVDKWHRHIETLAHRVEKLNQLNFKSLHYTNSLGTDLTVELPEDHIWEAGNDVTLSGRTYIANIPTEEVFTSPLKTGVNGVVYSALPLSHNGTIIDKFHFVVKDGKIVEVHAEQGEEALKAAVTVDEGASYFGEVALVPYDSPISNQKILFYNTLFDENAACHIAFGEAYPCLKDGQAMSKDELKARGLNDSITHVDFMVGTPDLNILGITHDGKEIPVFVDGNFAPEI from the coding sequence ATGAAAGAAAAACTGACGGAATACGCCCAGCTGCTGGTGCGGGTGGGCCTGAATATCCAGAGGGGGCAGCCGCTGGTGATCTCCTCGCCTGTGGAGTGCGCCTTTTTCGCCCGTCTCTGTGCGGCGGAGGCCTATCAGGCCGGTTGCCGGGAGGTGGTGATGAACTGGGGCGACGATGAACTGGGCCGGATGAAGTACCTCCATGCGGCTGACGAGGTGTTCGACACCGTGCCCCTGTGGCGGCGGCACTTCTACAACGACTACGCCCTGGAGGGGGCGGCGTACCTGGCCATCTCCGCCAGCGATCCGGAGAACCTCAAGGGCGTGGACCACAGCCGGATCGTCCGGGCCCAGCAGGCCAGCGGGAGGGCCTTGAAGGACTTCGACCGTCTCCAGATGTGCGGCGGCTTCCCCTGGTGCATCGCCTCCATCCCCATCCCCAGCTGGGCGAAGAAGGTGTTCCCGGATCTTGCGGAGAGCGAGGCAATGGACAAACTGTGGGAGGCCATCTTCCAGGCAGTGCGCATTACCGGCGACGGCAGGTGCGTAGACAAGTGGCACCGGCATATCGAGACCCTGGCCCATCGGGTGGAGAAGCTGAACCAGCTGAACTTCAAGTCCCTCCACTACACCAACTCCCTGGGCACGGACCTGACTGTGGAACTGCCGGAGGACCACATCTGGGAGGCGGGTAACGACGTGACTCTGTCTGGCCGCACCTATATCGCCAATATCCCCACGGAGGAGGTCTTCACCTCTCCCCTGAAGACCGGCGTCAACGGCGTGGTCTACTCCGCCCTGCCCCTGTCCCACAACGGCACCATCATTGACAAGTTCCACTTTGTGGTGAAGGACGGGAAGATCGTGGAGGTTCACGCGGAACAGGGGGAGGAGGCCCTCAAGGCCGCCGTCACTGTGGATGAAGGGGCCAGCTACTTCGGCGAGGTGGCCCTGGTGCCCTATGACAGCCCTATCTCCAACCAGAAGATCCTGTTCTACAACACCCTGTTCGACGAGAATGCGGCCTGCCACATCGCCTTCGGCGAGGCCTATCCCTGCCTCAAGGACGGCCAGGCCATGAGCAAGGACGAGCTGAAGGCCCGGGGCCTCAACGACTCCATCACCCACGTGGACTTCATGGTGGGCACGCCGGACCTGAACATCCTGGGTATTACCCACGACGGAAAGGAAATCCCAGTGTTCGTGGACGGCAACTTCGCCCCGGAGATCTGA
- a CDS encoding DapH/DapD/GlmU-related protein, protein MGPITVGTDTNIQDEAILHEETVVGRGCTIGHGAIVHGCTVGDNTLIGMGAIVLNGAKIGSDCIVGAGALVTGKMDAPDGSMILGSPAKVVRPLKPEEIEGNRAAMEEYLEAAAQYRKEQEAR, encoded by the coding sequence ATGGGCCCCATCACCGTGGGAACGGACACCAATATTCAGGACGAGGCCATCCTCCACGAGGAGACGGTGGTGGGCAGGGGCTGCACCATCGGCCACGGGGCCATCGTCCACGGCTGCACAGTGGGGGACAACACCCTGATCGGCATGGGGGCCATTGTCCTCAACGGCGCGAAGATCGGCAGCGACTGTATCGTGGGTGCCGGGGCCCTGGTCACCGGAAAAATGGACGCCCCGGACGGGTCCATGATCCTGGGCAGCCCCGCCAAGGTGGTGCGGCCCCTGAAGCCGGAGGAGATCGAAGGCAACCGGGCGGCCATGGAGGAGTATCTGGAAGCTGCCGCCCAGTATCGGAAGGAGCAGGAAGCCCGTTGA
- a CDS encoding AI-2E family transporter, whose product MEWNKQKIKGLLLVVCGGVAFYCALQRLDAVLAALGWLLGILAPFLLGGALAFILNVPMRAIERHLFPRNRKGAKLRRPLALVLTLVAVIGVLALAGLVIGPGIADAVMSIIREIPAAFQRLEHQLTALAENLQDLWPLLEEQLMKLQEEIQWQELSAKALEIAKAIGAGIVSSGGFIGGVVSGVSTFVISLIFSFYVLLQKEKLGRQGRQVIYGLLPLRQADRTLDVLRLSGRTFSSFLSGQCLEACILGTLFVAAMTIFRMPYALLVGVLIALTALIPIVGAFIGCAVGALLIAIDDPWKALWFIVLFLVLQQIEGNLIYPHVVGSSVGLPSIWVLAAVTLGGKLMGITGMLFFIPLCSVIYALFRSYVKNRLVSKAVPPEKWRDPPPPPSRQ is encoded by the coding sequence ATGGAATGGAACAAACAGAAGATCAAAGGACTTCTGCTGGTGGTCTGCGGCGGTGTGGCGTTTTACTGCGCACTGCAGCGCCTGGATGCAGTCCTGGCGGCGCTGGGCTGGCTGCTTGGGATTTTGGCGCCGTTTCTGCTGGGCGGCGCCCTGGCCTTTATCCTGAATGTGCCCATGCGGGCCATCGAGCGGCACCTGTTCCCCAGAAACCGGAAGGGCGCAAAGCTCCGCCGCCCCCTGGCCCTGGTGCTGACCCTGGTCGCGGTGATCGGTGTGCTGGCCCTGGCTGGCCTGGTGATCGGCCCGGGCATCGCAGATGCAGTCATGTCCATCATTCGGGAGATTCCTGCCGCCTTCCAGCGACTGGAGCACCAGCTCACCGCCCTGGCGGAGAACCTGCAGGACCTGTGGCCTCTACTGGAGGAGCAGCTGATGAAGCTGCAGGAGGAGATCCAATGGCAGGAGCTTTCTGCCAAGGCTCTGGAGATCGCCAAGGCAATTGGGGCCGGGATTGTCTCCTCCGGTGGGTTCATCGGCGGTGTGGTCAGCGGTGTCAGCACCTTTGTCATCAGCCTGATCTTCTCCTTCTATGTCCTGCTGCAGAAGGAGAAGCTGGGCCGCCAGGGCCGCCAGGTGATTTACGGCCTGCTGCCCCTGCGGCAGGCCGACCGGACGCTGGACGTCCTGCGGCTGTCCGGGCGGACCTTCTCCAGCTTCCTCTCCGGCCAGTGCCTGGAGGCCTGCATTCTGGGCACGCTGTTCGTCGCGGCCATGACCATCTTCCGGATGCCCTACGCCCTGCTGGTGGGCGTCCTGATCGCCCTGACCGCCCTGATCCCCATTGTGGGGGCTTTTATCGGCTGCGCTGTGGGCGCACTGCTCATCGCCATCGACGATCCCTGGAAGGCGCTGTGGTTCATCGTGCTGTTCCTGGTGCTCCAGCAGATCGAGGGAAACCTGATCTACCCCCATGTGGTGGGTTCCTCCGTGGGGCTGCCCTCCATCTGGGTGCTGGCCGCCGTCACTCTGGGCGGCAAGCTCATGGGGATCACAGGGATGCTGTTCTTCATCCCGCTGTGCTCCGTGATCTACGCCCTGTTCCGCAGCTATGTGAAAAACCGGCTGGTGAGCAAGGCAGTCCCACCGGAGAAATGGCGGGACCCGCCTCCCCCACCCTCCCGGCAGTGA
- a CDS encoding helix-turn-helix transcriptional regulator, with protein MPLYNRLKEHRARLGVNQQEMGALAGVSRQTISQIERGTTPPR; from the coding sequence ATGCCGCTGTACAACCGGCTGAAGGAGCACCGGGCCCGGCTGGGGGTCAACCAGCAGGAGATGGGCGCCCTGGCGGGTGTTTCCCGCCAGACCATCAGCCAGATCGAACGGGGGACTACTCCCCCTCGGTGA